Proteins from a genomic interval of Sulfurospirillum oryzae:
- a CDS encoding thioredoxin family protein, translating to MIKILCGFLIMSLSLVASNLTEAMDKAQTQKKLILVELVMESCSYCEKMEKFVLSKEEVKNRLDRHYVFLKLDINKDEIPELLTSRMTPTFYFVSSDASQVLYEVQGAASKSEFVTLLERFEKK from the coding sequence ATGATCAAGATTTTGTGTGGATTTTTAATAATGAGTCTAAGTCTTGTTGCGTCAAATTTAACTGAAGCAATGGATAAAGCTCAAACGCAAAAGAAGCTGATATTGGTGGAACTCGTGATGGAATCTTGTTCTTACTGTGAAAAAATGGAAAAGTTTGTTCTCTCTAAAGAAGAGGTCAAAAACAGACTGGATCGTCACTATGTGTTTCTTAAATTAGACATTAATAAAGATGAAATACCTGAGCTTTTAACATCTCGCATGACACCAACGTTTTATTTTGTAAGCAGTGATGCGTCCCAAGTACTTTATGAAGTACAAGGGGCAGCTTCAAAAAGTGAATTTGTAACTCTTTTAGAAAGATTTGAGAAAAAATAG